One Nitrospirota bacterium genomic window carries:
- a CDS encoding DUF2283 domain-containing protein has translation MDTKITQDSLVRNCLALVSGLLKFQCNHIQFDYDDEADVLYVSFRKPQRATETIETSEDILIRKDGDNVVGITVLNASTRRN, from the coding sequence ATGGACACAAAAATAACACAAGACAGCTTAGTCCGAAATTGTTTGGCTCTGGTTTCAGGCTTATTGAAGTTTCAATGTAATCACATTCAATTTGACTACGATGATGAGGCTGACGTGCTATATGTCAGCTTTCGTAAGCCTCAACGTGCTACAGAAACTATTGAGACAAGCGAGGACATTTTAATTAGAAAAGACGGCGATAATGTGGTTGGCATAACTGTTTTAAATGCAAGCACAAGAAGAAATTGA
- a CDS encoding ABC transporter permease codes for MPMLHNNIMPGACTRVFAVWCRHVRVYTKNLFSNGFPPFVEPLIFLSGVGLGLGRYMPDIGGVRYLEFLASALVVTTSMMTAAFECSFGTFIRMEFNKVYEGMLAAPLSVENLLIGEMLWAATKGFFFSFAVLVVVILFGIIKFPAGLMAPVIGFLTGLMFAALSLFITSFVKTIAYFNFYMTGLLSPMFFFCGAVFPVSQLPGWMQPVVEILPLTHSVRLSRAFCLLKIEPVIAYDLLYIIVFTSLFGFLGINRLKRRLID; via the coding sequence ATGCCAATGCTTCACAACAACATTATGCCGGGAGCCTGCACACGGGTCTTTGCCGTGTGGTGCCGCCACGTCAGGGTTTATACGAAAAACCTCTTTAGTAACGGTTTTCCGCCATTTGTGGAGCCTTTGATATTTTTGTCTGGCGTGGGGCTTGGCCTTGGCCGGTATATGCCTGACATAGGAGGTGTAAGATATTTGGAATTTCTGGCATCTGCCCTCGTTGTGACAACCTCTATGATGACTGCTGCATTTGAATGCTCTTTCGGGACATTTATCCGGATGGAATTCAATAAGGTCTATGAGGGGATGCTGGCAGCACCACTTAGTGTGGAAAACCTTCTCATAGGAGAGATGTTGTGGGCGGCAACCAAGGGATTTTTCTTTTCGTTTGCCGTGCTCGTGGTTGTTATTCTATTTGGAATAATAAAGTTTCCGGCAGGGTTGATGGCTCCTGTCATTGGCTTTTTGACGGGTCTTATGTTTGCCGCTCTTTCTTTATTTATTACCTCCTTTGTAAAGACTATTGCATATTTTAATTTTTATATGACAGGACTTTTGTCGCCAATGTTTTTCTTTTGCGGCGCTGTCTTTCCAGTCTCTCAGTTGCCGGGGTGGATGCAGCCTGTGGTTGAAATTTTGCCCCTGACCCATTCCGTAAGGCTGTCCAGAGCATTCTGCCTTTTAAAAATCGAACCGGTTATTGCCTATGACTTGCTGTATATAATTGTTTTTACATCGCTTTTTGGCTTTCTTGGAATAAATCGTTTAAAAAGAAGACTCATTGATTAA
- a CDS encoding adenylate kinase, with the protein MRLVLLGAPGAGKGTQAKMLIEKFGIPQISTGDILRKHVADGTALGKEAKGFMDRGELVADSVVIGMVKDRLLQSDCKAGFILDGFPRNTAQAATLDGVLESMGMPLTRALSVDVDFEVLMKRLTGRRTCKGCNQMYNIYFSAPKTEGKCDKCGADLYQRDDDKEDTIKKRLDVYKAQTEPLIDYYGSKGILKRVDGVGDMKEIFNKITTMLS; encoded by the coding sequence ATGAGATTAGTATTATTGGGAGCACCGGGCGCCGGAAAAGGAACTCAGGCTAAGATGTTGATAGAAAAATTCGGGATTCCTCAGATATCAACAGGGGATATTTTGAGAAAACACGTAGCAGACGGTACGGCATTAGGTAAAGAAGCGAAAGGCTTCATGGACAGAGGCGAGTTGGTAGCCGACAGTGTAGTAATTGGCATGGTAAAGGACAGACTTTTACAGAGCGATTGCAAGGCAGGGTTTATACTGGATGGTTTTCCTCGCAACACCGCACAGGCCGCCACCCTTGACGGCGTCTTAGAGTCAATGGGAATGCCCCTAACAAGAGCATTAAGCGTAGATGTGGACTTTGAAGTCCTTATGAAAAGATTAACTGGCAGACGCACTTGTAAGGGCTGCAACCAGATGTACAATATATATTTTAGCGCTCCAAAGACAGAAGGAAAATGCGACAAGTGTGGCGCTGACCTCTACCAAAGAGATGACGATAAAGAAGACACCATTAAAAAGAGGCTCGACGTGTATAAGGCTCAGACAGAGCCCCTCATAGATTACTACGGCAGCAAAGGCATACTTAAGAGAGTGGACGGAGTAGGGGATATGAAAGAAATATTTA